The DNA sequence TGCGTCAGATGCGGGAGCGGCTCGCCGAGGACCCCGAGCTCGCCGCCCGCTACCGGGCCGCGCACGAGGACTACCTCGCCCGGCGGGCCAAGGCCGGTGAGGAGGAGGGCCTGGAGCCGCTGCCGGAGGGCATGCAGAGCGCCGGCGGCATGCCGACCCGGGTGAAGTGCCTGCACGCCCTGGTCGCGCACGAGCTCGCCGTACCGGGGATCAACCCGTTCGGCCGGGAGGCGCTCGACATGCTCCCCGAGTGGTGGGCCGGAGGCCCGTGCGTGAAGGTGCCCGAGCCGGAGGAGGAGGGCGAATGAGGGTCGCGGCGATCGACTGCGGCACGAACTCGGTACGGCTGCTCATCGCCGACGTCACCGACGGCGGGCTCGCCGACGTGGAGCGGCGCATGGAGATCGTCCGGCTCGGCGAGGGCGTCGACCGAACCGGGCGGCTCGCCCCGGAGGCGCTCGACCGCACCTTCACCGCGATGCGCGGGTACGCCAAGCTGATCGCCAAGCACGCGGCCGACGGGCCGACGCCGGTACGGGTGGTGGCGACCAGCGCCACCCGGGACGCCGCCAACCGGGACGCGTTCGTCTCCGGGGTGCGGGAGATCTTCGGCGTCGACCCGGAGGTGGTGAGCGGCGACGAGGAGGCCCGGCTCTCGTTCACCGGCGCCACCGGCGACCTGCCGCCGGGGCTGGCCGAGCCGTACCTGGTGGTGGACATCGGGGGCGGCTCGACCGAGTTCATCGTGGGCACGGGCGGCGGCCCGGCCTCCGGGGACGTCGCCGGGGCGATCTCGGTGGACATCGGCTGCGTACGGCTCACCGAGCGGCACCTCAAGGGCGCCGGCGATCCCCCCGCGGCCGAGGCGGTGCAGGCGGTCGTCGCCGACGTGGAGGCCGCGCTCGACCGCGTGGAGCGGGCAGTGCCGGTGCGCGAGGCGCGCACGCTCATCGGCCTCGCCGGGTCGGTGACCACGGTGACCGGCATCGCGCTCGACCTGCCCGCCTACGACTCCGCGCGCATCCACCACTCCCGCGTCCCCGCCGCGCGGGTGAGCGAGGTGGTCTCCCGCCTCCTTGCGATGACCCACGACGAGCGCGCGGCGATCCCGGTGATGCACCCGGGCCGGGTCGACGTGATCTGCGCGGGCTCGCTCATCCTCGACCGCATCATGCGCCGCTTCGGCTTCGCCGAGGTGGTGGCGAGCGAGCACGACATCCTCGACGGCATCGCGTTCAGCCTGTACCGCCGGTAGTGACGACGGTTTGGCCCCGGCGGCGCGAGCTGGCACGATCGGGCGTGTGAGTCACGTACCCCCGGGCAGCGGGTGGCCCGGCGACCCCGCACACCCCGGCACGCCGGTCGCGCACGACGCCGCCGAGGTGCGCGCGCTCGCCGCGGCCAGCCCCGATCTCGGCGAGCTCGTCGCGCGGGAGTCGGTGTGCCGCGCCTGCCCCCGGCTGGTGAAGTGGCGGGAGGAGGTCGCCACGGTACGGCGCCGCGCGTTCGCCGACCAGACCTACTGGGGGCGGCCGGTGCCCGGCTGGGGCGACGAGCGGCCCCGCGTCCTCGTCGTCGGGCTCGCGCCGGCCGCGCACGGCGGCAACCGCACCGGCCGGATCTTCACCGGGGACCGCAGCGGGGACTGGCTGTTCGCCTCGCTGTACCGCACCGGGCTCGCCGCGCAGGAGACGAGCACGCACGCCGGGGACGGCCAGCGGCTGCTGGGGGCGCGGGTGGTCGCGGCGGTGCGGTGCGCGCCGCCGGAGAACAAGCCGACGAGCGAGGAGCGGGACACCTGCCTGCCGTGGCTGGTGCGGGAGGTCGAGCTGGTCGCGGCGTCGCTGCGGGTCGTGGTGGCGCTCGGCGGCTTCGCCTGGCAGGCGGTCTTCCCGGCGTTCGGGCGGGCCGGGTTCGCGGTGCCGCCGCGCAGGCCGCGGTTCGGGCACGGCGCGCGGGCCGAGCTGCGCGCCCCCGACGGGCGCACCGTCACGCTGCTCGGCAGTTATCACCCGAGCCAGCAGAACACGTTCACCGGACGGCTCACCGCGGACATGCTCGATGATGTTTTCCGGCAGGCGGTGGAGCTCGCGAAATAATCGCCCGGCGCGCCGCGTAAACGGCCCGCCGTACCCGTGAAGAATCACCCGCCCTCACCCGGGGAAGGCGGCGTACGGCCAGGTCAGGGCGGGTGTGATCGATGGCATGATTCGATCCCGCCATGGCGCGCGGTATACGCGCACCGGCGAATTCCCGCGGCGTTCCGCGGGTATTGATCCACGTGGCGGGTTCGCGCGGGCGCCCGCCGCGTATATCGATTGGTGATCTTCGGGGCCGATGTCCTATCCTTGCTTGTGAATCCTTTCACAAGCAGCCCGGGGGGCGCAAGGTGAATCGCGAGTCGAAGCACATCCTCATCGTCGGCGGCGGCTACGTGGGCCTCTACACGGGCCTGCGGCTGCAGCGCAGGCTCCGGCGCGAGCTGCGCGACGGAAGCGTGCGCATCACCCTGATCGACCCGCAGTCCTACATGACCTACCAGCCGTTCCTCCCGGAGGCCGCGGCCGGAAACCTCTCGCCCCGGCACGTCGTGGTGCCGCTGCGGCGGGTGCTGCCGAAGGTCCGCATCCTCAACGGCAGGGTCACCAAGGTCCACCACGCCGCGCGGACCGTCACCTTCCAGCCCAACGCCGGTCCGGTGCAGGAGATCGGCTACGACATCCTCGTGATGGCGGCCGGCTCGATCTCCCGGACGCTGCCGATCCCCGGCCTCGCCGAGGTCGGCATCGGGTTCAAGACGATCGGTGAGGCCATCCAGCTCCGCAACCACGTCCTCGCCCAGCTCGACATCGCCGAGTCCACCGACGACCCGGAGGTGCGGCGCAGGGCGCTCACCTTCGTCTTCGTCGGCGGCGGCTTCGCGGGCGTCGAGGCGCTCGCCGAGGTCGAGGACATGGCCCGGGACGCGATCAGGTACTACCCCCGCGTCTCCCCGGAGGACCTGCGGTTCGTGCTCGTCGAGGCCGCCGACCGCATCCTGCCCGAGGTCGGCCCGGAGATGGGCCGGTGGACCGCGAACGAGCTGCGCTCCCGCGGCATCGAGATCAAGATGAACACCCGGCTGGAGTCGGCCGAGGACCACGTCATCCGGACCTCGGACGGCGACGAGTTCCCGGCGGGCACCCTGGTGTGGACCGCGGGCGTCAAGCCCAGCCCGGTGGTGAACGCCGGTGACCTGCCGCTCGACGAGCGCGGCCGGGTGAAGGCGACCCCCGAGCTGACCGTGGACGGCGTGCCGGACGCGTTCACCGCGGGCGACGTGGCCGCCGTGCCCGACCTCACCCGGCCCGGCGAGTTCTGCGCGCCCAACGCCCAGCACGCGGTGCGCCAGGCCAAGCTGCTCGGCGACAACATCGCCCGGTACCTGCGCGGGCAGCCGCTCGTGCCGTACCGCCACCGGTACGTCGGCTCGGTGGCCTCGCTCGGCCTGCACGACGGCGTGGCCCACGTCTACGGCATCAAGCTGCGCGGCTTCCCCGCGTGGTTCATGCACCGCACCTACCACCTGTCCCGGGTGCCGACTTTTAACCGAAAAGTCCGTGTTGTGGCGGACTGGACGCTTGCGCTCTTCTTCAAGCGGGAAACCCTCTCACTCGGCCAGCTCCACCGGCCGCGTGAAGCTTTCAAGGCCGCGGCCGCGGCCGCGCGCAGGCGATGAGCGTCAGGCGGGGTCGTCCAGGTGCCGGACGGCCCCGCCACGTCGTGTTCCGCGGCCCCGTGACCGCGTGCCCGGTGTGGGACGCGGGCACGGGGGCGATATCTTTTTGTGACATTGTTGATCCCTGTCAACCAACGGGGCGGCTCGCGCGTGCCTGTTCTGACGGCTTCCGATCACTAAAGGCCGCGACGAGAGTCGGATCACTCGGCCGGGTGAACCGTCGTCGGGCTAACGGGAGGTGGAGAATGTCGTGGCCGCGAGCCCTGCACCGGCAGACGCCGGCGCCGTTTACGGGTGCGCCGGCGACGCGCTCTCGGCCTGCTTACGCGCTTTATTTGTGTGGATCGCCTGGATGCCTTCCGCGCATACTGTTATGAAGTAAGAGAAGCGTCGTAAGATTATCCGGCCGCCGTTGAACGGTCGTAACATACGTTTGCGCCGCCCCCGTAGCCCAACGGCAGAGGCAAACCCCTTAAAAGGGTTTTAGTGTCGGTTCGAATCCGACCGGGGGCACGTGGCGCCACGAGGCGTAATCGTCCGGTCGCCTGCGGAAACGTGCCAACAAAAGGCAACGGCCGGAGAAATGGCCGAAGCCTTGCCCCGGGGTTTCCGGAGGCGGCCGGAATGGTAACGCCGAGGCGATTTATCGGTGGCCGCGGGGTGGGAATCCGCTTTCCTGGAACGTTTGTCGCCGAGCGCCGCCGGGTTTTGCCCGGGCGCCCGCCCATTGCCCGGTTCCCCGCGGCCGGCCGGTTCGGCCGCCGCACAATCACCGTTCGGTATGGTGCGGCCTTCGGCCCGCCGGTCCGGGCGCCGCGCGCGTTCGGAGCCGCCCGTGCGCCGCCCCGGGGCCGCCACGGGCCGCACACCCGGCCGTCACCGCGCCGCCGGCCGGCCGTACCGCAGGGATACCGGCGATGCGGAACCCGGAATCGACGGCCGCGGAAGCGGGAACCACGTGGTCGGGTCGCTCGTTCACCAGTCGCCACGTACTCCGGCCCCCGGTCGTACGTGGTCGCGTTCCCGCCGCCGTACCCGGGCCCCGGCGCGGAGGCACGGGGACACGGACGCGCGGGCACGTGACGGGCGCACCGGCCACAATGCTGGAACAGAGGTCGGCGCGATACGACCGTGTGATGTCGATCAAATAGACTTCGCAGCACTAGGTCGCAGCGTGGAGGCAGCGATGCAGAGCAGGAACCCCGTATTCAAGAAGCAGCGGGTCGCGAGCCAGGGGGTATGGAACGCACCGCCGCCGTCCCCTGAACAGCTCCACTACATGTACAACGCGCCGTCGTACGCGCCGCCGGCCGCGCGCCCGATGACGATCGACGACGTGGTGGTGCGCGGCTTCATCACGCTCGGCACCCTCGTCGTCTCCGCGGCCGCCGCCTGGGTGCTCAACCTCGGCCCGGCCTTCGCGGCGCTCGGCGCGATCGTCGGCCTCGTCCTCGCGCTGATCGTCTCGTTCCGGCAGAGCACCAACCCGGCGCTCATCCTCGGCTACTCGGTCGCCTACGGCGTGACCGTCGGGGTGGTCAGCCACCTGTACAACGAGGTCTCCAACGGCATCGTCTTCCAGGCCGTGCTGGGCACCGCGCTCGCGTTCGGCGCCATGCTCGCCGTGCACTCGCTGCGGATCATCCGGGTCACCCCGAAGTTCACCCGGTTCGTGGTCGGCGCCGGCATCGCCCTCATGGCGATGATGCTGATCAACCTGGTGGCGAGCTTCTTCGTCGAGGACGGCATCGGCATCCGCGCGGGCGGCCCGCTCGCCATGCTGTTCAGCGTGGCCACGATCCTGATCGGCTGCTTCTTCCTGCTGCTCGACTTCAACGACATCGAGCAGGGCGTGCGGTCGCAGATCCCGGAGAAGTACGCCTGGCTGATGGCGTTCGGCCTCACCGTCACGCTGGTCTGGCTCTACCTGGAGATCCTCCGCTTCCTCAGCTACTTCACCAGCAGTGACTGAGATCTCATGACGTGACAGGGGCGTCCCGGGCCCGGGGCGCCCCTTCGTCGTACTGGGATCGATCACCCTGGGTTGCCGGTTGCGGGCGCTTCGTGCTTAAAGATCTACCCTTCGTAACGAAGCGGTGTCTATTTGGGCCTTGTCAGGGCGGAAGCCGTAAGGCAATGTCAAGCCAAAGAGGCTTCACCCGTGGAGGTGCCCATGTCGCTCAGCCACTCACCGGAGATGCACCGCAAGCTGATCGAGCGCGTCCCGGCGGTCACGGGTCGCGACCTCCCCGAGTGGTTCCGAGCCATCGACAACGGTCCCGCCTTCCTACGGTGTGAGGAAAGAGCGAACTGGCTCGCGCAGGAGCACGGGCTCACCCACGGCTTCGCCCGGGCGATCGTGCACGAGCACGAGCGCAAGCGCATCAGCCGCTCCGTCTGATACCCGGGGACACAAGGACACGACGCGGCCCACGCCGGTTCGGCGTGGGCCGCCTTTGTGTCGTCCGCGGGCAGGGGGCCGCGGGCCGCGGTCAGCTCAGCCGCTCGATGATCATCGCCATGCCCTGGCCGCCGCCCACGCACATCGTCTCCAGCCCGATCGTCTTGTCGTGGAAGCGCAGGCTGTTGATGAGCGTGGAGGTGATGCGCGCGCCGGTCATGCCGAACGGGTGCCCGACCGCGATCGCGCCGCCGTTCACGTTGAGCTTGTCGATGTCGATGTTCAGGTCCCGGTACGACGGGATCACCTGGGCGGCGAACGCCTCGTTGATCTCCACCAGGTCGATGTCCTTGATCGACATGCCCGCCCTGGCGAGCGCCCGGCGGGTCGCCTCCACCGGGCCGAGGCCCATGATCTCCGGCGACAGCGCGCTCACCCCGGTGGCGACGATCCGGGCGAGCGGGGTGATCCCGAGCTCGGCCGCCTTCACGTCACTCATGATCACCAGGGCCGCGGCGCCGTCGTTGAGCGGGCAGCAGTTGCCCGCGGTGACCGTGCCGTCCGGCCGGAACGCCGGCTGGAGCTCGGCCACCTTCTCGTACGTGGTGCCGAGCCGCGGCCCGTCGTCCTTGCTCACCACCGTGCCGTCGGGCAGCGTCACCGGGGTGATGTCGGTCGCCCAGAACCCGTTCTCGATCGCCTTCTCGG is a window from the Thermopolyspora flexuosa genome containing:
- a CDS encoding DUF501 domain-containing protein, giving the protein MIDPRDVAAVELQLGRKPRAMRRVAHRCPCGLPDVVETAPRLPDGTPFPTLFYLTCPKAASAIGTLESSGLMRQMRERLAEDPELAARYRAAHEDYLARRAKAGEEEGLEPLPEGMQSAGGMPTRVKCLHALVAHELAVPGINPFGREALDMLPEWWAGGPCVKVPEPEEEGE
- a CDS encoding Ppx/GppA phosphatase family protein; the encoded protein is MRVAAIDCGTNSVRLLIADVTDGGLADVERRMEIVRLGEGVDRTGRLAPEALDRTFTAMRGYAKLIAKHAADGPTPVRVVATSATRDAANRDAFVSGVREIFGVDPEVVSGDEEARLSFTGATGDLPPGLAEPYLVVDIGGGSTEFIVGTGGGPASGDVAGAISVDIGCVRLTERHLKGAGDPPAAEAVQAVVADVEAALDRVERAVPVREARTLIGLAGSVTTVTGIALDLPAYDSARIHHSRVPAARVSEVVSRLLAMTHDERAAIPVMHPGRVDVICAGSLILDRIMRRFGFAEVVASEHDILDGIAFSLYRR
- a CDS encoding uracil-DNA glycosylase, coding for MSHVPPGSGWPGDPAHPGTPVAHDAAEVRALAAASPDLGELVARESVCRACPRLVKWREEVATVRRRAFADQTYWGRPVPGWGDERPRVLVVGLAPAAHGGNRTGRIFTGDRSGDWLFASLYRTGLAAQETSTHAGDGQRLLGARVVAAVRCAPPENKPTSEERDTCLPWLVREVELVAASLRVVVALGGFAWQAVFPAFGRAGFAVPPRRPRFGHGARAELRAPDGRTVTLLGSYHPSQQNTFTGRLTADMLDDVFRQAVELAK
- a CDS encoding NAD(P)/FAD-dependent oxidoreductase, with product MNRESKHILIVGGGYVGLYTGLRLQRRLRRELRDGSVRITLIDPQSYMTYQPFLPEAAAGNLSPRHVVVPLRRVLPKVRILNGRVTKVHHAARTVTFQPNAGPVQEIGYDILVMAAGSISRTLPIPGLAEVGIGFKTIGEAIQLRNHVLAQLDIAESTDDPEVRRRALTFVFVGGGFAGVEALAEVEDMARDAIRYYPRVSPEDLRFVLVEAADRILPEVGPEMGRWTANELRSRGIEIKMNTRLESAEDHVIRTSDGDEFPAGTLVWTAGVKPSPVVNAGDLPLDERGRVKATPELTVDGVPDAFTAGDVAAVPDLTRPGEFCAPNAQHAVRQAKLLGDNIARYLRGQPLVPYRHRYVGSVASLGLHDGVAHVYGIKLRGFPAWFMHRTYHLSRVPTFNRKVRVVADWTLALFFKRETLSLGQLHRPREAFKAAAAAARRR
- a CDS encoding Bax inhibitor-1/YccA family protein, whose protein sequence is MQSRNPVFKKQRVASQGVWNAPPPSPEQLHYMYNAPSYAPPAARPMTIDDVVVRGFITLGTLVVSAAAAWVLNLGPAFAALGAIVGLVLALIVSFRQSTNPALILGYSVAYGVTVGVVSHLYNEVSNGIVFQAVLGTALAFGAMLAVHSLRIIRVTPKFTRFVVGAGIALMAMMLINLVASFFVEDGIGIRAGGPLAMLFSVATILIGCFFLLLDFNDIEQGVRSQIPEKYAWLMAFGLTVTLVWLYLEILRFLSYFTSSD
- a CDS encoding DUF4287 domain-containing protein, with the translated sequence MSLSHSPEMHRKLIERVPAVTGRDLPEWFRAIDNGPAFLRCEERANWLAQEHGLTHGFARAIVHEHERKRISRSV
- a CDS encoding acetyl-CoA C-acetyltransferase; the encoded protein is MPEAVIVAAARSPIGRAFKGSLKDMRPDDLTVQMVRAALDKVPQLDPAEIDDLLLGCGLPGGEQGYNMARVVAVLLGLDNVPGTTVTRYCASSLQTTRMAFHAIKAGEGDVFVSAGVECVSRFVKGSSDSLPDTQNPRFAEARARTQKMAEGGLDWHDPREDGELPDIYIEMGQTAENVARLRGISRKEQDEFGVRSQNLAEKAIENGFWATDITPVTLPDGTVVSKDDGPRLGTTYEKVAELQPAFRPDGTVTAGNCCPLNDGAAALVIMSDVKAAELGITPLARIVATGVSALSPEIMGLGPVEATRRALARAGMSIKDIDLVEINEAFAAQVIPSYRDLNIDIDKLNVNGGAIAVGHPFGMTGARITSTLINSLRFHDKTIGLETMCVGGGQGMAMIIERLS